The following proteins come from a genomic window of Pseudochaenichthys georgianus chromosome 17, fPseGeo1.2, whole genome shotgun sequence:
- the prkci gene encoding protein kinase C iota type, with translation MPTLRDSTMSHPGENSHQVRVKAYYKGDIMITHFEPSISYEGLYGEVKDMCSMDNEQLFTMKWIDEEGDPCTVSSQLELDEALRLYEVNKDSELIIHVFPCIPEKPGMPCPGEDKSIYRRGARRWRKLYYASGHAFQAKRFNRRAHCAICTDRIWGLGRQGYKCINCKLLVHKKCHKLVTVECGRPMIQDPLMPGQSSSQLDQSEQPGPQNKDSRESLTYDGEEKEARSSRDTGKSPSSLGLADFDLLRVIGRGSYAKVLLVQLKKTERIYAMKVVKKELVNDDEDIDWVQTEKHVFEQASNHPFLVGLHSCFQTESRLFFVIEYVNGGDLMFHMQRQRKLPEEHARFYSAEISLALNYLHERGIIYRDLKLDNVLLDSEGHIKLTDYGMCKEGLRPGDTTSTFCGTPNYIAPEILRGEDYGFSVDWWALGVLMFEMMAGRSPFDIVGSSDNPDQNTEDYLFQVILEKQIRIPRSLSVKAASVLKGFLNKDPKERLGCHPQTGFADIMGHPFFRNVDWDLLEQKQVVPPFKPNISGEFGLDNFDAQFTNEPIQLTPDDDDVVKKIDQSEFEGFEYINPLLMSAEECV, from the exons ATGCCGACGTTGCGGGACAGCACCATGTCCCACCCCGGGGAGAATTCACACCAAGTCCGGGTGAAGGCGTATTACAAAGG GGACATCATGATCACTCACTTTGAGCCGTCCATCTCATACGAGGGTCTGTACGGGGAGGTGAAGGACATGTGCTCCATGGACAacgagcaactcttcaccatgAAGTGGATCGACGAGGAAG GTGACCCCTGCACCGTGTCCTCTCAGCTGGAGCTGGACGAAGCGCTGCGTCTCTATGAAGTCAACAAAGACTCGGAGCTCATTATTCACG TTTTCCCATGTATACCAGAGAAACCTGGCATGCCGTGTCCGGGAGAAGACA AGTCTATATACCGGCGTGGAGCGCGGCGCTGGAGGAAGCTTTACTACGCCAGCGGTCACGCCTTTCAGGCCAAGCGCTTCAACAGG CGAGCCCACTGCGCCATCTGCACAGACCGGATCTGGGGTCTGGGAAGGCAAGGCTACAAATGCATCAACTGCAAACTGCTGGTGCACAAGAAGTGCCATAAACTGGTCACAGTGGAGTGTGGCCGGCCGATGATCCAG GATCCACTCATGCCCGGACAATCGTCGAGTCAATTAGACCAAAGTGAACagccag GCCCTCAGAATAAAGACTCCAGAGAAAGCTTGACTTACGATGGAGAAGAGAAAGAG GCGAGGAGTAGTAGAGACACGGGGAAATCGCCTTCCAGTCTGGGGCTGGCCGACTTCGACCTGCTCAGGGTGATCGGCAGAGGAAGCTACGCCAAGGTGCTGCTGGTGCAGCTGAAGAAGACGGAGCGCATCTACGCCATGAAGGTGGTGAAGAAGGAGCTGGTCAATGACGACGAG GACATCGACTGGGTCCAAACAGAAAAGCACGTTTTCGAGCAGGCCTCTAATCATCCCTTCCTGGTCGGCCTCCACTCCTGTTTTCAGACGGAAAGCAG actgttcttTGTTATTGAATATGTGAACGGTGGAGATCTCATGTTCCACATGCAGAGACAAAGAAAACTTCCAGAAGAACACGCCAG ATTCTACTCAGCAGAGATCAGTCTGGCGCTCAACTACCTTCATGAGCGAGGAATCATCTACAGAGATCTGAAGCTGGACAACGTGCTGCTGGACTCTGAGGGACACATCAAACTCACAGACTACGGCATGTGCAAG GAGGGCTTGAGGCCAGGCGATACAACGAGCACTTTCTGCGGTACCCCCAATTACATCGCCCCCGAAATCCTCAGAGGAGAGGATTACG ggttCAGTGTGGACTGGTGGGCGCTGGGCGTGCTGATGTTTGAGATGATGGCGGGCCGGTCGCCCTTCGACATCGTCGGCAGCTCTGACAACCCAGACCAGAACACAGAAGACTACCTCTTccaag TAATATTGGAAAAACAGATCAGAATCCCGCGCTCGTTGTCTGTCAAAGCCGCCAGCGTCCTCAAGGGATTCCTCAACAAG GATCCAAAGGAGCGTCTGGGCTGCCACCCTCAGACGGGCTTCGCTGACATCATGGGCCATCCATTCTTCCGAAACGTCGACTGGGACCTT CTGGAGCAGAAGCAGGTGGTCCCGCCTTTCAAGCCCAACATATCAGGAGAGTTCGGACTGGATAACTTCGACGCTCAGTTCACAAACGAGCCCATCCAGCTCACGCCTGACGACGA TGATGTGGTTAAGAAGATTGACCAGTCTGAGTTTGAAGGATTCGAATACATCAACCCACTCCTGATGTCGGCGGAGGAGTGTGTGTGA